A window of the Hypomesus transpacificus isolate Combined female chromosome 10, fHypTra1, whole genome shotgun sequence genome harbors these coding sequences:
- the LOC124473135 gene encoding tubulin beta-2A chain — MREIVHIQAGQCGNQIGAKFWEVISDEHGIDPTGSYQGDSDLQLERINVYYNEASGSKYVPRAILVDLEPGTMDSVRSGPFGQLFRPDNFVFGQSGAGNNWAKGHYTEGAELVDSVLDVVRKESENCDCLQGFQLTHSLGGGTGSGMGTLLISKIREEYPDRIMNTFSVMPSPKVSDTVVEPYNATLSVHQLVENTDETFSIDNEALYDICFRTLKLTTPTYGDLNHLVSATMSGVTTCLRFPGQLNADLRKLAVNMVPFPRLHFFMPGFAPLTSRGSQQYRALSVPELTQQMFDAKNMMAACDPRHGRYLTVAAIFRGRMSMKEVDEQMLSVQNKNSSYFVEWIPNNVKTAVCDIPPRGLKMSATFIGNSTAIQELFRRISEQFTAMFRRKAFLHWYTGEGMDEMEFTEAESNMNDLVSEYQQYQDATADEMGEYEEDEVEDEEEVRHDVHH, encoded by the exons ATGAGGGAAATTGTTCACATCCAGGCTGGACAATGTGGAAACCAGATTGGAGCCAAG TTCTGGGAGGTGATAAGTGACGAACATGGGATCGACCCGACTGGCAGTTATCAAGGTGACAGTGACCTGCAACTGGAGAGGATAAATGTGTACTACAATGAAGCATCAG GGAGCAAGTATGTGCCCCGTGCCATCCTGGTGGACCTCGAGCCTGGCACCATGGACTCTGTCCGCTCGGGGCCCTTCGGACAGCTCTTCAGACCCGACAACTTTGTCTTTG gccagagcgGAGCCGGTAACAACTGGGCCAAGGGCCACTACACGGAGGGGGCCGAGCTGGTGGACTCAGTCCTGGACGTGGTGAGGAAGGAGTCGGAAAACTGCGACTGTCTCCAGGGCTTCCAGCTCACCCACTCCCTGGGCGGGGGCACCGGCTCGGGCATGGGCACCCTGCTCATCAGCAAGATCCGCGAAGAGTACCCCGACCGCATCATGAACACCTTCAGCGTGATGCCCTCGCCCAAGGTGTCGGACACTGTGGTGGAGCCCTACAACGCCACGCTGTCCGTGCACCAGCTGGTGGAGAACACAGACGAGACCTTCAGCATCGATAACGAGGCGCTCTACGACATCTGCTTCCGCACGCTCAAGCTCACCACGCCCACCTACGGCGACCTCAACCACCTGGTCTCCGCCACCATGAGCGGGGTCACCACCTGCCTCCGATTCCCCGGCCAGCTCAACGCCGACCTCCGCAAACTGGCCGTCAACATGGTGCCCTTCCCCCGCCTTCACTTCTTCATGCCCGGCTTCGCGCCcctcaccagcagggggagccagCAGTACCGCGCCCTGTCCGTGCCCGAGCTCACCCAGCAGATGTTCGACGCCAAGAACATGATGGCGGCCTGCGACCCCCGCCACGGCCGCTACCTGACCGTGGCGGCCATCTTCCGCGGCCGCATGTCCATGAAGGAGGTGGACGAGCAGATGCTGAGCGTGCAGAACAAGAACAGCAGCTACTTCGTGGAGTGGATCCCCAACAACGTCAAGACGGCCGTGTGCGACATCCCGCCCCGCGGCCTCAAGATGTCCGCCACCTTCATCGGCAACAGCACGGCCATCCAGGAGCTGTTCAGGCGCATCTCCGAGCAGTTCACCGCCATGTTCCGCCGCAAGGCCTTCCTGCACTGGTACACGGGCGAGGGCATGGACGAGATGGAGTTCACCGAGGCGGAGAGCAACATGAACGACCTGGTGTCCGAGTACCAGCAGTACCAGGACGCCACCGCCGACGAGATGGGCGAGTACGAGGAAGACGAGGtggaagatgaagaggaagtCCGTCATGATGTCCATCACTGA
- the LOC124473044 gene encoding desmoglein-2-like isoform X1 yields MVRLSKSSVILWLPFMLTFLKVVADGDGQKLRRQKREWIIAPRKLYENEDYRGLQYIAKIQSDKQYDSPVSYSLAGPGANQDPVGLFSIEPTNGTVRIHDILDREKTDSYTLIGIAMYSNGKRAERDIELRIVVLDKNDCPPVFSMQQIGEVYEHSAAGTVVMKVNVTDDDEPGTEHTQISFSLVEQSSSGMMFSMNHKTGEIVVRQTSLDRETQDTFTLTVKGTDMNGASGGLSGTGQVVIKLLDINDNIPKLEKDTYEGSVMENTISMEVLRMKAVDLDLMYSDNWLAVFTIVSGNEAGYFHITTDSKTNEGIITIVKALDYEELKVVNLRVSVSNKAEYNFGSVIGGGPSLDRPKIYSVKINVVNQLEGPRFQPAIKVVTISEDKTTISLNKIFTTYAAIDSDTLLTATNVRYAKLYDVDNWLIIDEKTADIRLNKWPDRESKFVVNGTYTAKIVCITNRKCDRPTDALIFIMHLLCRSHLNQRNSCLFTEVHAKTATGTIAIQVQDSNDDCPKLTSTSQTMCHETNRVYVTAVDQDAYPNGAPFNFRVIQAGNKEKWTIERFNDTTAILRHHASLWPGYYQVALEITDQQGKVCGDVQLLDVVVCTCDAANTACLGTSTDTRSTFGPLGVLMLLLGLLLLLLLPLFLLFCLCGGMAAVGDFKPMPVDTKVVTSLISYHTEGQGEDKEVPLLRVPLEMDHGSIHAGDATKYGDNHRLEFGVAVGNGGAGGGFTSMSTTDMYRDSDFHQHMVSRHDHVDGQGMFMGVDGQGMGMGVGGATVAEGQQFSSWHDAGLYGGIALSDSFLEEYYSSKANHAAQHLQQEDAPMTYDYEGEGSLAGSVGCCSLLEHDNDLDFLNDLGYKFRSLAEICRGSSLEAEQSAGVSVCPPRPTPSSGTHIETSLNTSANIHTLTSSGLASSSSSALIKETVLREQGSASLPRVHVQESMLVPSQTLLIQQPAMYYTSTPALYVVEPQPQVLLVDARGAGVGGQVGVGVGQGLVQVAGSYGSQQGMVLVERQVGGGGGAQVLTGTGQAVIGGGGGVVAGGSHTLSGGSQVSHRVGQTMVRPGHFAMGSGMSQGSVTRSKHVRVVESSSAVSEGAAGSAGLTSGMALGRSAGEHSLEVRVPHVEMRAQTGFSLGSGSQAGSVGSDEDSALMAAAGSHGSHTVLVQHEEVCVTERNVETTSIA; encoded by the exons ATGGTCCGACTTTCAAAATCCAGCGTTATTTTATGGTTACCGTTCATGCTAACT TTTTTAAAGGTGGTGGCAGATGGTGACGGTCAGAAACTgagaagacagaagagagagtggATTATTGCTCCTCGTAAACTATATGAGAATGAGGATTACCGAGGCCTGCAGTACATTGCTAAG ATTCAATCAGATAAGCAGTATGATTCACCGGTCTCCTACTCCCTGGCGGGTCCTGGGGCAAATCAGGATCCGGTGGGCTTGTTCTCCATCGAGCCAACCAATGGCACGGTCCGAATCCATGACATACTGGACAGAGAGAAGACGGACTCGTACACT TTAATCGGAATAGCTATGTACAGCAATGGAAAACGCGCTGAGAGGGACATTGAACTGCGTATTGTTGTCCTGGACAAGAACGACTGCCCACCTGTGTTTTCAATGCAGCAGATCGGAGAAGTGTACGAACACAgcgcagcag GCACAGTTGTCATGAAAGTGAACGTGACGGATGACGATGAACCCGGCACTGAGCACACTCAGATTAGCTTCAGCCTCGTGGAGCAGTCCTCCTCAGGCATGATGTTCTCCATGAACCACAAGACCGGAGAGATCGTGGTCCGCCAGACTAGTCTggacagagag ACACAAGACACATTTACCTTGACGGTGAAAGGTACTGACATGAACGGAGCTTCAGGAGGGCTATCTGGAACAGGACAAGTGGTGATTAAGTTGCTGGACATCAACGATAACATACCCAAGCTGGAGAAAGATACA TACGAGGGGAGCGTGATGGAAAACACCATCAGCATGGAGGTGCTGAGGATGAAAGCTGtggatctggacctgatgtaCTCCGACAACTGGCTGGCTGTATTCACCATCGTGTCTGGCAATGAAGCAGGCTACTTCCACATCACCACTGATTCCAAGACGAATGAGGGTATTATCACTATCGTTAAG GCTTTGGACTATGAGGAGCTGAAGGTGGTGAACCTGCGGGTGAGTGTCTCCAACAAGGCAGAGTACAACTTTGGCTCTGTCATCGGTGGAGGCCCCTCCCTCGACCGACCTAAGATCTACTCCGTCAAGATCAACGTGGTCAACCAGCTGGAGGGACCGCGCTTCCAGCCTGCCATCAAGGTGGTAACCATCTCCGAGGACAAGACCACGATCTCCCTCAACAAGATCTTCACCACCTACGCTGCCATTGACAGTGACACCCTGCTCACTGCCACCAACGTGAG ATATGCCAAATTATATGACGTAGACAACTGGCTGATCATCGATGAGAAGACGGCAGATATCAGATTAAACAAATGGCCCGACCGAGAGTCCAAGTTTGTGGTTAACGGAACCTACACAGCCAAGATAGTCTGCATCACTAACCGCAAGTGTGACAGGCCCACGGACGCCCTCATCTTCATCATGCATCTGCTTTGTCGTTCACATCTAAACCAAAGGAATTCTTGTCTGTTTACAGAAGTACACGCCAAAACGGCCACAGGGACAATTGCCATCCAGGTGCAGGACTCCAACGACGACTGTCCTAAGCTGACCAGCACATCTCAGACCATGTGCCATGAGACCAACAGGGTTTACGTCACAGCCGTGGATCAGGATGCCTATCCCAACGGAGCACCCTTTAACTTCCGGGTGATTCAGGCAGGCAACAAGGAGAAGTGGACCATAGAGCGTTTTAATG ACACCACTGCGATCCTGCGACACCACGCCTCTCTGTGGCCTGGGTACTACCAGGTTGCCCTGGAGATCACGGACCAACAGGGCAAGGTCTGTGGGGACGTCCAGTTGCTCGACGTGGTGGTGTGCACTTGCGATGCCGCCAACACGGCCTGTTTGGGGACGTCCACGGACACAAGAAGCACGTTTGGCCCTCTGGGTGTCCTCATGCTACTGCTGGGACTGCTGCTCCTCCTGT TGCTGCCCCTCTTCCTGTTGTTTTGCCTGTGCGGAGGGATGGCGGCCGTGGGAGACTTCAAGCCCATGCCGGTCGACACCAAAGTGGTGACGAGCCTGATCTCATACCACACGGAAGGACAAGGAGAGGACAAG GAAGTCCCCTTGCTCCGGGTTCCTCTCGAGATGGACCATGGCTCCATCCATGCCGGGGACGCAACGAAGTACGGAGATAATCATCGGCTTGAGTTCGGGGTGGCCGTGGGGAacggaggagctggaggcggcTTCACCTCCATGTCCACGACAGACATGTACCGTGACAGTGATTTCCACCAGCACATGGTCAGCAGGCACGACCATGTGGACGGCCAGGGCATGTTTATGGGTGTGGACGGCCAGGGCATGGGCATGGGTGTGGGCGGAGCCACCGTAGCAGAAGGGCAGCAGTTCTCCTCGTGGCACGATGCAGGGTTATATGGCGGGATCGCCCTGTCTGACAGCTTCCTGGAGGAGTACTACTCAAGT AAAGCCAACCACGCAGCACAACATTTACAACAGGAAGACGCCCCAATGACCTACGACTACGAAGGTGAGGGGTCACTGGCGGGCTCAGTGGGCTGCTGCAGCCTCTTGGAGCACGACAACGACCTCGACTTCCTCAACGACCTGGGCTACAAGTTCAGGTCCCTGGCCGAGATCTGCCGAGGGTCCAGCCTGGAGGCGGAACAATCTGCGGGGGTGTCCGTGTGCCCCCCCAGACCCACCCCTTCCTCGGGCACCCACATTGAGACCTCCCTGAACACGTCTGCCAACATCCACACCCTCACCAGCTCCGgactggcctcctcctcctcctccgccctcatCAAGGAGACGGTGCTCAGAGAGCAGGGGTCCGCCAGCCTCCCCAGGGTCCACGTCCAGGAGAGCATGCTGGTCCCCAGCCAGACCCTCCTCATCCAACAGCCCGCCATGTACTACACCTCCACCCCGGCCCTGTACGTGGTCGAGCCCCAGCCTCAGGTGCTTCTGGTGGATGCGAGGGGAGCAGGGGTCGGGGgccaggtgggggtgggggtgggacagggacTGGTCCAGGTAGCCGGGTCGTACGGCTCCCAGCAGGGCATGGTGCTGGTGGAGaggcaggtgggggggggtggaggggctcaAGTGCTCACCGGCACAGGCCAGGCTGTGATAGGAGGAGGCGGCGGTGTAGTGGCCGGGGGAAGCCACACCCTGTCAGGGGGGAGTCAAgtctcacacagggtggggCAGACCATGGTAAGGCCAGGGCATTTTGCCATGGGTTCAGGCATGTCACAGGGCAGCGTGACTCGATCCAAACATGTCCGTGTGGTTGAGAGCAGCTCAGCCGTGTCCGAGGGCGCGGCCGGTTCTGCCGGCCTCACCTCGGGCATGGCCCTGGGGCGTTCCGCTGGGGAGCACAGCCTGGAGGTCAGAGTTCCCCATGTGGAGATGAGGGCTCAGACTGGCTTCTCGCTGGGCTCCGGCTCCCAGGCTGGATCTGTGGGGTCAGACGAGGACTCTGCTCTCATGGCTGCTGCAGGCTCCCACGGCAGCCACACAGTGCTGGTTCAACACGAGGAAGTGTGTGTCACAGAGCGGAACGTGGAAACCACCTCCATTGCCTGA
- the LOC124473044 gene encoding desmoglein-2-like isoform X2: MVRLSKSSVILWLPFMLTFLKVVADGDGQKLRRQKREWIIAPRKLYENEDYRGLQYIAKIQSDKQYDSPVSYSLAGPGANQDPVGLFSIEPTNGTVRIHDILDREKTDSYTLIGIAMYSNGKRAERDIELRIVVLDKNDCPPVFSMQQIGEVYEHSAAGTVVMKVNVTDDDEPGTEHTQISFSLVEQSSSGMMFSMNHKTGEIVVRQTSLDRETQDTFTLTVKGTDMNGASGGLSGTGQVVIKLLDINDNIPKLEKDTYEGSVMENTISMEVLRMKAVDLDLMYSDNWLAVFTIVSGNEAGYFHITTDSKTNEGIITIVKALDYEELKVVNLRVSVSNKAEYNFGSVIGGGPSLDRPKIYSVKINVVNQLEGPRFQPAIKVVTISEDKTTISLNKIFTTYAAIDSDTLLTATNVRYAKLYDVDNWLIIDEKTADIRLNKWPDRESKFVVNGTYTAKIVCITNQVHAKTATGTIAIQVQDSNDDCPKLTSTSQTMCHETNRVYVTAVDQDAYPNGAPFNFRVIQAGNKEKWTIERFNDTTAILRHHASLWPGYYQVALEITDQQGKVCGDVQLLDVVVCTCDAANTACLGTSTDTRSTFGPLGVLMLLLGLLLLLLLPLFLLFCLCGGMAAVGDFKPMPVDTKVVTSLISYHTEGQGEDKEVPLLRVPLEMDHGSIHAGDATKYGDNHRLEFGVAVGNGGAGGGFTSMSTTDMYRDSDFHQHMVSRHDHVDGQGMFMGVDGQGMGMGVGGATVAEGQQFSSWHDAGLYGGIALSDSFLEEYYSSKANHAAQHLQQEDAPMTYDYEGEGSLAGSVGCCSLLEHDNDLDFLNDLGYKFRSLAEICRGSSLEAEQSAGVSVCPPRPTPSSGTHIETSLNTSANIHTLTSSGLASSSSSALIKETVLREQGSASLPRVHVQESMLVPSQTLLIQQPAMYYTSTPALYVVEPQPQVLLVDARGAGVGGQVGVGVGQGLVQVAGSYGSQQGMVLVERQVGGGGGAQVLTGTGQAVIGGGGGVVAGGSHTLSGGSQVSHRVGQTMVRPGHFAMGSGMSQGSVTRSKHVRVVESSSAVSEGAAGSAGLTSGMALGRSAGEHSLEVRVPHVEMRAQTGFSLGSGSQAGSVGSDEDSALMAAAGSHGSHTVLVQHEEVCVTERNVETTSIA, translated from the exons ATGGTCCGACTTTCAAAATCCAGCGTTATTTTATGGTTACCGTTCATGCTAACT TTTTTAAAGGTGGTGGCAGATGGTGACGGTCAGAAACTgagaagacagaagagagagtggATTATTGCTCCTCGTAAACTATATGAGAATGAGGATTACCGAGGCCTGCAGTACATTGCTAAG ATTCAATCAGATAAGCAGTATGATTCACCGGTCTCCTACTCCCTGGCGGGTCCTGGGGCAAATCAGGATCCGGTGGGCTTGTTCTCCATCGAGCCAACCAATGGCACGGTCCGAATCCATGACATACTGGACAGAGAGAAGACGGACTCGTACACT TTAATCGGAATAGCTATGTACAGCAATGGAAAACGCGCTGAGAGGGACATTGAACTGCGTATTGTTGTCCTGGACAAGAACGACTGCCCACCTGTGTTTTCAATGCAGCAGATCGGAGAAGTGTACGAACACAgcgcagcag GCACAGTTGTCATGAAAGTGAACGTGACGGATGACGATGAACCCGGCACTGAGCACACTCAGATTAGCTTCAGCCTCGTGGAGCAGTCCTCCTCAGGCATGATGTTCTCCATGAACCACAAGACCGGAGAGATCGTGGTCCGCCAGACTAGTCTggacagagag ACACAAGACACATTTACCTTGACGGTGAAAGGTACTGACATGAACGGAGCTTCAGGAGGGCTATCTGGAACAGGACAAGTGGTGATTAAGTTGCTGGACATCAACGATAACATACCCAAGCTGGAGAAAGATACA TACGAGGGGAGCGTGATGGAAAACACCATCAGCATGGAGGTGCTGAGGATGAAAGCTGtggatctggacctgatgtaCTCCGACAACTGGCTGGCTGTATTCACCATCGTGTCTGGCAATGAAGCAGGCTACTTCCACATCACCACTGATTCCAAGACGAATGAGGGTATTATCACTATCGTTAAG GCTTTGGACTATGAGGAGCTGAAGGTGGTGAACCTGCGGGTGAGTGTCTCCAACAAGGCAGAGTACAACTTTGGCTCTGTCATCGGTGGAGGCCCCTCCCTCGACCGACCTAAGATCTACTCCGTCAAGATCAACGTGGTCAACCAGCTGGAGGGACCGCGCTTCCAGCCTGCCATCAAGGTGGTAACCATCTCCGAGGACAAGACCACGATCTCCCTCAACAAGATCTTCACCACCTACGCTGCCATTGACAGTGACACCCTGCTCACTGCCACCAACGTGAG ATATGCCAAATTATATGACGTAGACAACTGGCTGATCATCGATGAGAAGACGGCAGATATCAGATTAAACAAATGGCCCGACCGAGAGTCCAAGTTTGTGGTTAACGGAACCTACACAGCCAAGATAGTCTGCATCACTAACC AAGTACACGCCAAAACGGCCACAGGGACAATTGCCATCCAGGTGCAGGACTCCAACGACGACTGTCCTAAGCTGACCAGCACATCTCAGACCATGTGCCATGAGACCAACAGGGTTTACGTCACAGCCGTGGATCAGGATGCCTATCCCAACGGAGCACCCTTTAACTTCCGGGTGATTCAGGCAGGCAACAAGGAGAAGTGGACCATAGAGCGTTTTAATG ACACCACTGCGATCCTGCGACACCACGCCTCTCTGTGGCCTGGGTACTACCAGGTTGCCCTGGAGATCACGGACCAACAGGGCAAGGTCTGTGGGGACGTCCAGTTGCTCGACGTGGTGGTGTGCACTTGCGATGCCGCCAACACGGCCTGTTTGGGGACGTCCACGGACACAAGAAGCACGTTTGGCCCTCTGGGTGTCCTCATGCTACTGCTGGGACTGCTGCTCCTCCTGT TGCTGCCCCTCTTCCTGTTGTTTTGCCTGTGCGGAGGGATGGCGGCCGTGGGAGACTTCAAGCCCATGCCGGTCGACACCAAAGTGGTGACGAGCCTGATCTCATACCACACGGAAGGACAAGGAGAGGACAAG GAAGTCCCCTTGCTCCGGGTTCCTCTCGAGATGGACCATGGCTCCATCCATGCCGGGGACGCAACGAAGTACGGAGATAATCATCGGCTTGAGTTCGGGGTGGCCGTGGGGAacggaggagctggaggcggcTTCACCTCCATGTCCACGACAGACATGTACCGTGACAGTGATTTCCACCAGCACATGGTCAGCAGGCACGACCATGTGGACGGCCAGGGCATGTTTATGGGTGTGGACGGCCAGGGCATGGGCATGGGTGTGGGCGGAGCCACCGTAGCAGAAGGGCAGCAGTTCTCCTCGTGGCACGATGCAGGGTTATATGGCGGGATCGCCCTGTCTGACAGCTTCCTGGAGGAGTACTACTCAAGT AAAGCCAACCACGCAGCACAACATTTACAACAGGAAGACGCCCCAATGACCTACGACTACGAAGGTGAGGGGTCACTGGCGGGCTCAGTGGGCTGCTGCAGCCTCTTGGAGCACGACAACGACCTCGACTTCCTCAACGACCTGGGCTACAAGTTCAGGTCCCTGGCCGAGATCTGCCGAGGGTCCAGCCTGGAGGCGGAACAATCTGCGGGGGTGTCCGTGTGCCCCCCCAGACCCACCCCTTCCTCGGGCACCCACATTGAGACCTCCCTGAACACGTCTGCCAACATCCACACCCTCACCAGCTCCGgactggcctcctcctcctcctccgccctcatCAAGGAGACGGTGCTCAGAGAGCAGGGGTCCGCCAGCCTCCCCAGGGTCCACGTCCAGGAGAGCATGCTGGTCCCCAGCCAGACCCTCCTCATCCAACAGCCCGCCATGTACTACACCTCCACCCCGGCCCTGTACGTGGTCGAGCCCCAGCCTCAGGTGCTTCTGGTGGATGCGAGGGGAGCAGGGGTCGGGGgccaggtgggggtgggggtgggacagggacTGGTCCAGGTAGCCGGGTCGTACGGCTCCCAGCAGGGCATGGTGCTGGTGGAGaggcaggtgggggggggtggaggggctcaAGTGCTCACCGGCACAGGCCAGGCTGTGATAGGAGGAGGCGGCGGTGTAGTGGCCGGGGGAAGCCACACCCTGTCAGGGGGGAGTCAAgtctcacacagggtggggCAGACCATGGTAAGGCCAGGGCATTTTGCCATGGGTTCAGGCATGTCACAGGGCAGCGTGACTCGATCCAAACATGTCCGTGTGGTTGAGAGCAGCTCAGCCGTGTCCGAGGGCGCGGCCGGTTCTGCCGGCCTCACCTCGGGCATGGCCCTGGGGCGTTCCGCTGGGGAGCACAGCCTGGAGGTCAGAGTTCCCCATGTGGAGATGAGGGCTCAGACTGGCTTCTCGCTGGGCTCCGGCTCCCAGGCTGGATCTGTGGGGTCAGACGAGGACTCTGCTCTCATGGCTGCTGCAGGCTCCCACGGCAGCCACACAGTGCTGGTTCAACACGAGGAAGTGTGTGTCACAGAGCGGAACGTGGAAACCACCTCCATTGCCTGA